TCCATGAAGTTGACAATCCAATTGCAGTTTTAGAATCTCACTTGGCCAAAGTTGATGCTAATGACCGTGATTATTGTGTTCCTGTCCGCAGCTGCAGGGCTCTATCATGGTGGCCTCTCTTCTGCAGATCCTGGTCGGTTTCTCGGGCCTCATTGGCCTCCTCATGCGCTTCATTGGCCCGCTAACCATTGCCCCTACTGTCTCTCTCATTGGCCTGTCTCTGTTCGATTCAGTCGGAGAGAAGGCTGGCAGCCACTGGGGCATCTCTGCTATGTACATAAGCGCAGTCTGCCATAGTGACACTCTCTTTGTCTAGTTGGAAGTACATTTTTTTACTGTGTGAACCAGCAGTATTTGGGTTGCAAGCAAAGCCAGACATTTTTCAGAGGAGATGGATCACCAATTTCAATTAAGGTCACAGTCTCTAATATTGCATCATCATGCTAATGACAGTTCTTCTCATACACACAGGACCGCAGCGCTGATCATCCTGTTCTCCCAGTATCTCCGAAGAATACCAGTCCCTGTTCCTGCTTATAGCAAAGCCAAGAAACTGCACACCTCAAAGTTGTATATCTTCCAGATAATGCCTGTATGTTATGTACATGCATGTATGTAGAGCCCGATATACACCGTTTCATAGTTTTTTATGTGCTGGCAAATGCTGATGCtgatactaaaataaaatattgtttagATTCTGCTGGGGATTGCGGTGTCATGGTTAGTCTGCTACCTCCTCACCATCTTTGATGTCCTATCAGCTGATCCAACCCAATATGGCCACCTGGCCCGCACTGATGTCAAGGGAGATGTGGTGAACGAGGCTTCCTGGTTCACATTACCTTATCCTGGTAAGGCTTAGTTAGGTATAATGGGTGTAGAATCAAATATTCACAACATGAACTGCTTCAGGGATGACGCATTTGTGTAGGCATCACCCTGGTTTCCCTGTCAAAAAGCCTATGGGATTACTCTAGTGAAACatagcagaaaataagctttttagCAAATGAAAGATTGTACTATTTAGCCGGAAAATCCTCACAAATAAGCACTACTTCTGTGATTGCTAAAGTAAAAGCTAACAATAGGCTTTAAACAAACCATACTAGTCGCATTCATTCAACACCTCCACCAGATATACCATTTCTGGTTTGTGAAATGGAGAAAGGGGAAGCGCAAAAAAGATAACTCATTAACTAATTTGTTAGTTATTAATCCTTGAATGATTGAAagtatgattattattttttacactgCTCAATATTTGCCATTTTGACTCCTCATACAGGTCAGTGGGGCATGCCAGCTGTGAGCCTGGCAGGTGTGTTTGGCATGATGGCTGGAATAATATGCTCCATGGCAGAATCTGTGGGCGACTATTACGCCTGTGCCAGGTTGTCAGgggccccccctccccctttgcACGCCATCAACAGGGGTATTGGTATTGAAGGGCTGGGCAGTTTGTTGGCAGGAGCCTTTGGCACAGGCAACGGCACTACCTCATTTAGTGAGAATGTGGCTGCCCTTGGTATCACCAAGGTAAGATAAGATATCGACCGCCAATCGTACAGAACATCTTTTGTTTATACTGCAGAATTAAAATGCATGTTCAAAACATCTGGTATTGAGAACATGCAAAACTCCGGTTTGTGTGACAGGTCGGAAGCCGAATGGTAATCCTTCTGagtggatttttcatgattctGATCGGGATACTGGGCAAAGTTGGGGCCATCTTCGCCACCATCCCCACCCCTGTATTGGGAGGCATGCTACTGATCATGTTTGGAGTCATAGCTGCAGCAGGAATTTCAAATCTGCAGGTAAGATACTGTTAACAATCAGCCACATTGTTTGCTGCTTTGCTACTATTCAGAATGTTGCTGACATATCTCATTTTATAGGCCACAGACATGAATTCCTCcaggaatatatttatttttggtttttcgATGCTGTCTGCACTCGTCATTCCGAACTGGATAATGAAGAATCCTGTTTTCTTAGAGACTGGTATCTATCAAGAAATGTTATTACTCCTTGAAGCCTTTCACCaagtattttaactttattataACAGTAAGTAATGTCCTGTAAATctatctgaaaatgtattttttctctcttgccATGGTGTGTAACTCAGGTGTTAAAGAGCTAGATCAAGTGTTGCAGATATTATTGACCACACATATGTTTGTGGGAGGGTTTCTTGGCTTCTTCCTTGATAACACAATTCCAGGTAATCTGAAATTGAACGTTGTTATTGACACAAATTCAGAAATCCAATTAATGTGAATTCAAAGcgttattataaaaacaaaggtGTGCTCTAATTCTCTTTCTAATACTCTGTCTCAGGAACCAAACGTGAGCGTGGCCTATTAGACCGGGATAAAGTACATCTTGAGGACTCTAGCTGCACCTTTGGAACTGGAGAGGTTTATGACCTTCCGTTTGGCATAACCACTTGCCTATCATCCCAATCTTGGGTCCATTACATCCCTTTCTGCCCATGGAGGGATAACAGATCTGAGGACAACAGTATGCCACAAGGCCGGGGAAAAGATCAACTGCAAAATGGCACAGTGGTGTTTGATGAATGTGCTCTATGAGCTATGATAAAGAGGTAGTGTCataaactgaaataataaaaaaatgtcatctttttAGATCACACAAGggtcaaataaatattgtcttGAGGATTGTTGCACTATTGATTACTGGTTAATAAGGAGATTACAATAATGTTTACTTTACTACATGAACCAGAACTGCCAGCAGAGGATTCATTTTTGATGTGTCATTCATGTTTTAACCCTTCAATTATGACTTTGCAATAAAAAACTAAAGTGTGAACTGAAGCTTCCACATTATGTCAACACCAATTACAGAAAACTACTTAAATATCACTGTGTTATTATGTTCCATCATTACTCAAAATTCTTCTAAAAACTCATAgccactcactcacacacaaacagaaaactaGAATCATGCATTCCTCATTCTCTTCTTTCAAAGGAAATTTAATTTAGCCTGTGGATAACTGTATTTTTACACAGCCCTATCTTCACACTGATCTAAGCAGCAAAAAAATCCACAGCAGTGACCCTCTGGCTCTTCTTGTGTTTCCTTCTGCAAAAGCAAACAGAGATAACACATCTTCTCAATCGTCCACTTTGCCTTCATCTCTTTCTTTGGCAATTCAATTCCTCAGCCTCACCAGGGCTGACAGGCAGGTGGGATATGGTGTAATGCTTTGATCTGTGGCGCCATCAGTTCTCCCAGAAGCAAAATTGGAACACTGGTCAATGGTTGGATGCACACTCTGTTATTACAGGATGGTACAAAAGCACGAGTGATAAGCACTATAAAAATCTAACCGTTTTACTTTACGTGCCTTACTGAGAACGCATTACAGAATATCATATTTTGAAGGTTAGTGTTCTGGAAAGGGATTTTATGCAGTGATTGTCAATTGGGTTTATGTAACACTGTACCGGCAATTTCCATTTCAATGGAGAAATGATAACGCAGCAACTCAGTTCATCAGTAAAGGCTTCAAATTTACCAgcatcatatattttttatactgTCTGTGGGACTTCAGACTTGagaaattgcttttattttttaaactccaCATCATCTCATCATGCCTCCATGGCTCTGGCACTTTATGAGATCTATAGTCAGTTCTTGAAAGCGTTCAAACACCTAGTTTATCTTTTGGACATAAATATTAACTCAAATGGAGTGAGGAAAACGGGGAGAGAGACCAACcgagagacacacagaaaatattaagGAGAGAGATAATGTGTATTTGTGACGGGGTCATTTTATAGACAATGTGAAAGACTGCTCTACACACTCCCACTGACtcaaagaaaaatgtccaa
The sequence above is drawn from the Eleginops maclovinus isolate JMC-PN-2008 ecotype Puerto Natales chromosome 15, JC_Emac_rtc_rv5, whole genome shotgun sequence genome and encodes:
- the LOC134876543 gene encoding solute carrier family 23 member 1-like isoform X1, whose product is MASGKESNGLNNIAFDMDMDHQRGEEGKACGSSCVTEEDRNKPTYCVTDVPPWYLCVFLAMQHYLTAFGAITAIPLILSEGLCLQHDSLTQSQLINTIFFTSGLVTVLQVTFGVRLPILQGGTFILVTPAMAMLSLPEWKCPAWTQNATLVNTSSPVFIEVWQTRLRTLQGSIMVASLLQILVGFSGLIGLLMRFIGPLTIAPTVSLIGLSLFDSVGEKAGSHWGISAMTAALIILFSQYLRRIPVPVPAYSKAKKLHTSKLYIFQIMPILLGIAVSWLVCYLLTIFDVLSADPTQYGHLARTDVKGDVVNEASWFTLPYPGQWGMPAVSLAGVFGMMAGIICSMAESVGDYYACARLSGAPPPPLHAINRGIGIEGLGSLLAGAFGTGNGTTSFSENVAALGITKVGSRMVILLSGFFMILIGILGKVGAIFATIPTPVLGGMLLIMFGVIAAAGISNLQATDMNSSRNIFIFGFSMLSALVIPNWIMKNPVFLETGVKELDQVLQILLTTHMFVGGFLGFFLDNTIPGTKRERGLLDRDKVHLEDSSCTFGTGEVYDLPFGITTCLSSQSWVHYIPFCPWRDNRSEDNSMPQGRGKDQLQNGTVVFDECAL
- the LOC134876543 gene encoding solute carrier family 23 member 2-like isoform X2 codes for the protein MASGKESNGLNNIAFDMDMDHQRGEEGKACGSSCVTEEDRNKPTYCVTDVPPWYLCVFLAMQHYLTAFGAITAIPLILSEGLCLQHDSLTQSQLINTIFFTSGLVTVLQVTFGVRLPILQGGTFILVTPAMAMLSLPEWKCPAWTQNATLVNTSSPVFIEVWQTRLRTLQGSIMVASLLQILVGFSGLIGLLMRFIGPLTIAPTVSLIGLSLFDSVGEKAGSHWGISAMTAALIILFSQYLRRIPVPVPAYSKAKKLHTSKLYIFQIMPILLGIAVSWLVCYLLTIFDVLSADPTQYGHLARTDVKGDVVNEASWFTLPYPGQWGMPAVSLAGVFGMMAGIICSMAESVGDYYACARLSGAPPPPLHAINRGIGIEGLGSLLAGAFGTGNGTTSFSENVAALGITKVGSRMVILLSGFFMILIGILGKVGAIFATIPTPVLGGMLLIMFGVIAAAGISNLQEPNVSVAY
- the LOC134876543 gene encoding solute carrier family 23 member 1-like isoform X3 yields the protein MDHQFQLRSQSLILHHHANDSSSHTHRTAALIILFSQYLRRIPVPVPAYSKAKKLHTSKLYIFQIMPILLGIAVSWLVCYLLTIFDVLSADPTQYGHLARTDVKGDVVNEASWFTLPYPGQWGMPAVSLAGVFGMMAGIICSMAESVGDYYACARLSGAPPPPLHAINRGIGIEGLGSLLAGAFGTGNGTTSFSENVAALGITKVGSRMVILLSGFFMILIGILGKVGAIFATIPTPVLGGMLLIMFGVIAAAGISNLQATDMNSSRNIFIFGFSMLSALVIPNWIMKNPVFLETGVKELDQVLQILLTTHMFVGGFLGFFLDNTIPGTKRERGLLDRDKVHLEDSSCTFGTGEVYDLPFGITTCLSSQSWVHYIPFCPWRDNRSEDNSMPQGRGKDQLQNGTVVFDECAL